A genomic stretch from Natronolimnobius sp. AArcel1 includes:
- a CDS encoding VirB4 family type IV secretion system protein, whose protein sequence is MSSTIFAVSALGQYLAGLETPHIIAGIVVFAVFLGVGVKIYQARTREETEVNLSEFLDEDTLEEGAVEETILEEIPERHKSAVAPSAITWETRAAQVGEQWTSTLYIADYPDYPKDGYLNELFELTDIEFDLTVHITPKNQQKARDELQRVADDLQVDADLEQSVRGAYLQERANEAVSTYKAVENGSRVFAQGMFITVRAERKDELREAVRTIRSRLREQPAGLSPKTAICKQDLALQAAAPIGSNPFGREAISLGGAVGALLASPHNATILEDDGVEFGTHWKNESPVVIDPFARENGYAMFTIGDPGSGKSFGAKQNFIRSIEQSEDRIGIILEPLNNWAGVAEALGGTRITVGGDMGLNPLEIKPTPERIQRAMGEDASPYREKLDSVMSFLSNYFALRGIQLGDKRTTLETAIEEAYATKGITDDIATHDNESPTMRDVLDILEDMVDKPGGFVVRTDEETQKIESDATWLIDQLRSFAADGRYENLGRPTEFDLRDEKVFYLDLAQQEGSLGGSTSLIMQLLITLVYERAKETDKEVVFVIDEARYLMQDAASLEYLEIVFRHHRHHDLSIRMITQTVDEFFQHAESEAILDQCAIKQFHHLDGMDQHWANEFGLNSAQMRFVQDAVPGSEDIGYSEALVGVDGDWRGIEVHALEKEKAVIDFDAKEQSRGDLPGVPDRSDTRSVDDSRNEEIDSEEPQSEGHEVLTWADGGDHTDE, encoded by the coding sequence ATGAGTAGCACTATCTTTGCCGTCTCCGCGCTCGGGCAGTATCTGGCTGGACTCGAGACGCCTCACATCATCGCCGGCATCGTCGTATTCGCTGTCTTTCTTGGCGTTGGCGTGAAGATTTATCAGGCTCGGACACGCGAGGAAACGGAAGTCAACCTTTCGGAGTTTCTCGACGAAGACACGCTCGAGGAAGGCGCTGTTGAAGAGACGATTCTCGAGGAGATTCCGGAACGTCACAAGAGCGCTGTTGCACCGTCGGCAATCACGTGGGAAACACGCGCTGCACAGGTTGGTGAACAGTGGACGTCGACGCTCTACATTGCAGATTACCCGGACTACCCGAAAGATGGCTATCTGAACGAACTGTTCGAACTGACCGATATCGAGTTCGATTTGACCGTCCACATCACGCCGAAAAATCAGCAGAAAGCTCGCGACGAACTCCAGCGAGTCGCAGACGACCTGCAGGTCGACGCTGATCTCGAGCAAAGCGTTCGTGGGGCCTATCTCCAGGAGCGAGCAAACGAGGCAGTGTCGACGTACAAGGCAGTCGAGAACGGCAGCCGTGTGTTCGCTCAGGGAATGTTCATCACTGTCCGTGCAGAGCGGAAAGACGAACTTCGGGAGGCAGTCCGGACGATTCGGAGCCGGCTTCGCGAACAGCCCGCTGGCCTCTCACCGAAAACAGCGATCTGCAAGCAGGATCTTGCCCTTCAGGCCGCTGCACCAATCGGTTCGAACCCGTTCGGTCGCGAAGCAATCTCGCTCGGTGGGGCTGTCGGTGCACTCCTTGCCTCGCCACACAATGCGACGATTCTCGAGGATGACGGCGTCGAGTTTGGGACTCACTGGAAAAACGAGAGCCCCGTCGTGATCGATCCATTCGCCCGAGAAAATGGCTATGCGATGTTCACGATTGGAGATCCCGGTTCTGGAAAATCGTTCGGTGCAAAACAGAACTTCATCCGCTCGATTGAGCAAAGCGAGGATCGAATCGGGATCATCCTCGAGCCGTTGAATAACTGGGCCGGCGTCGCCGAAGCACTCGGTGGCACACGGATTACAGTCGGCGGTGATATGGGGTTGAACCCGCTCGAGATCAAGCCAACGCCCGAACGGATCCAGCGAGCAATGGGTGAAGACGCGAGTCCATATCGCGAAAAGCTCGACAGCGTGATGAGCTTCCTCTCGAACTACTTTGCGCTCCGTGGGATCCAACTCGGCGACAAGCGCACAACGCTCGAGACAGCCATCGAAGAGGCATATGCTACGAAGGGCATTACGGACGATATTGCGACCCACGACAACGAGAGTCCGACGATGCGAGACGTTCTCGATATCCTCGAGGATATGGTCGACAAGCCGGGCGGCTTCGTCGTCCGAACAGACGAGGAAACCCAGAAGATCGAGTCGGATGCGACATGGCTGATCGACCAGTTGCGATCCTTTGCAGCGGATGGTCGCTACGAGAACCTCGGGCGACCGACCGAGTTCGATCTTCGCGACGAGAAGGTGTTCTACCTGGATTTGGCCCAGCAGGAAGGCAGCCTCGGTGGAAGTACGAGTCTCATCATGCAGTTGTTGATCACGCTGGTCTATGAGCGAGCAAAGGAGACGGACAAGGAGGTCGTGTTCGTCATCGACGAAGCCCGCTATCTGATGCAAGATGCAGCGAGTCTCGAGTATCTCGAGATCGTGTTCCGTCACCACCGCCACCATGATCTTTCGATCCGGATGATCACCCAGACCGTCGACGAGTTCTTCCAGCATGCCGAGTCCGAGGCCATCTTGGATCAATGTGCGATCAAACAGTTCCACCATCTCGATGGGATGGACCAACACTGGGCGAACGAGTTTGGATTGAATTCTGCGCAGATGCGCTTCGTCCAAGACGCCGTTCCAGGGAGTGAGGATATCGGCTACTCGGAAGCCCTTGTCGGCGTCGACGGCGACTGGCGCGGTATCGAGGTTCATGCACTCGAGAAAGAGAAGGCTGTGATCGATTTCGACGCCAAAGAACAGTCTCGAGGCGATCTTCCCGGCGTTCCTGATCGAAGTGATACACGCTCTGTAGACGACTCCCGAAACGAGGAAATCGATTCTGAAGAACCGCAGTCGGAGGGTCACGAGGTGCTAACGTGGGCTGACGGGGGTGATCACACGGATGAGTGA
- a CDS encoding ATP-binding protein, protein MSEYIRVTPTSEKLRTAEVPAALESLHKLTNPAARNVSDRLNPFADTAPPTFEFLAISEGEDDPVEFYYGIDHSAHLETLEKQLRTIYPQTFDITRSELDLEQKLVQPVDYTRDEYRERLEDGRLLDPPLADERDEFREDEQTDGGRSILEDEVDDTAATIGSSLEVEAASSDSATVSARPPLEDVDPIGVQWYGRAQRKRDWMTTIKSFAGRDPDPTEYNTDQPPLATLIDHLTELEYPIAFQVVWQRKDEWTADAELRVEDLRDGRDTFGQRYIGPLFETSDLDADEREPTLGNEAQNRIDRIQAKHPKRTFSVNARAVAIPPTADGDLDEKVETQFDQLAQSLNALDGPFYELEGQRLRSKGVLTRTKRKRARAVLNNILHSDLTTGRGKRRPDLVLNADELANLTVVPSSQDLTVEGSRGTRSEQRSRNPLPRPHPDLMDEFREGMAIGYAIDENGETEQQPVRIPPSLLPTHYVRAATTGGGKSKSLTNDKLSLYDQTDGPIILIDAKGDGLCEDYMRAHAHRFGVDDLEENVLHFPIPEVLPGFAFFNIERQLENGVRRVDAVQNKADHYEEILKMVMGEDRYERAVVAPTLIKYLIKALYDEEHGRENGRYRESVDYFAHDQLEYVVDQLWQAGPPNPVEDAAPRSSNAQVQRRLDRQLQLDPNTFATVMGGVSNRLDYISQDEHLRRVFNNTESQFDFRDVLDDRNVILFDLGGLRDESAKAMTGVILTELYNALRERGDDIQQKPDDYVVNLIIDEASSLAVSDVMNTLLEKGRSFRLSVGLSLQFPEQLDVKGGREVYLNVLNDVGSPIIGKIAVDNEIAKVMAHEDMDPVEFANRIRSLPRGEWIVRLPSPTFGETGPEPFSLAPLPIPSGHPESATPLTASEEQAFQSALERIHERADSEYGVVTDSPPTGQTPSTVRETFELGSDDLDVALANAVRTVQHQQGVREANGWVPVQLVDQTLRTRYEAADASPPSIEELGEIRDRSRLLEVTLDQDTGEIVVRLTDDGEAVTEPDTGDVRSSGSELHDELLIATKRELSQEGFDVTIFTQDGSEKPDGRAVHPDCEAIFDIEVESTTVDKPVKVLRNFQRAREAEHVPLFVVTTTEDGDNELQTAARLEDILASPVNELESGEVRLYTTDSHITFDGGANVRDGVTAVRPATGDSRRSVWTQDKSEYRLSDGLGTEFVTVSSLDSLSRSDVPAVYSYDRATDEYVVYEPTKRHRYDSKSAFEQEWVPIREPFVPETVTSTPDDPLESSVIAVLEKDSNSMQIYRDGQRRPLDSLVDVMNSQPAESCPGPAEGNKSEASVLPVLSESDREQSTASSPTEHPEQNQSNDSQDVDFGTFVEDCLLQQEGAEIAKADLYTVYEAWTDTHDHEAYARSWFGRKLSEHVSYDEYRPTRDGERVRHYTGITLSSYGRNFFD, encoded by the coding sequence ATGAGTGAGTACATCCGTGTCACGCCGACCTCTGAGAAACTACGTACTGCTGAGGTCCCGGCCGCACTCGAGAGTCTGCACAAACTCACGAATCCTGCTGCTCGAAACGTGTCTGACCGTCTCAATCCATTTGCTGATACGGCCCCGCCGACGTTCGAATTTCTTGCTATCAGCGAAGGTGAAGACGACCCAGTCGAGTTCTACTACGGCATTGATCACTCGGCACACCTCGAGACACTCGAGAAGCAACTCAGAACGATCTATCCGCAGACGTTCGACATCACCCGGAGTGAGTTGGATCTCGAGCAGAAACTCGTCCAGCCAGTCGACTACACCAGAGACGAGTATCGCGAACGCCTCGAGGATGGGAGACTGCTGGATCCGCCACTGGCTGATGAACGGGATGAGTTCAGAGAGGATGAGCAAACCGACGGTGGTCGTTCAATCCTCGAGGATGAGGTCGATGACACCGCTGCTACCATCGGTTCGTCTCTTGAGGTAGAAGCGGCATCTTCAGACTCAGCGACGGTTTCCGCTCGGCCACCACTCGAGGACGTCGACCCAATTGGCGTTCAGTGGTACGGGCGGGCACAGCGCAAGCGCGACTGGATGACGACGATCAAATCATTTGCTGGCCGAGACCCAGATCCAACCGAGTACAATACCGACCAACCGCCACTCGCGACGCTGATCGATCATCTCACCGAACTCGAGTACCCGATTGCGTTCCAGGTGGTCTGGCAGCGCAAAGACGAGTGGACAGCTGATGCAGAGTTACGCGTTGAGGATCTTCGAGATGGACGAGATACGTTCGGCCAGCGCTATATCGGCCCCCTGTTCGAGACGAGTGATCTTGATGCAGACGAACGTGAGCCGACCCTTGGAAATGAAGCCCAGAATCGAATCGACCGGATCCAGGCTAAGCATCCAAAACGGACTTTCTCCGTAAACGCTCGAGCAGTCGCGATTCCGCCCACTGCTGATGGGGATTTAGATGAGAAGGTGGAGACGCAATTCGATCAACTCGCACAATCACTGAACGCCTTAGATGGGCCGTTCTACGAACTCGAAGGACAGCGACTTCGTTCGAAAGGTGTACTAACCAGAACGAAACGAAAACGCGCTCGAGCAGTTCTCAACAATATACTTCACTCGGACCTCACGACGGGACGGGGGAAACGGCGTCCCGATCTCGTATTAAACGCCGATGAACTCGCGAATCTTACTGTCGTCCCCTCCTCACAGGACCTCACTGTCGAAGGGAGCCGTGGAACACGCTCCGAGCAACGCTCTCGAAATCCATTGCCTCGCCCACATCCAGACCTCATGGACGAGTTCCGAGAGGGCATGGCAATCGGCTACGCCATCGATGAGAACGGTGAGACAGAACAACAGCCGGTTCGGATCCCACCGTCGTTGCTTCCAACGCACTACGTTCGAGCGGCTACAACAGGCGGTGGTAAGTCGAAGTCACTGACCAACGACAAACTCTCCCTGTACGACCAGACTGACGGCCCGATTATCCTGATCGACGCCAAAGGCGATGGACTCTGTGAGGATTATATGCGAGCCCACGCCCATCGGTTCGGCGTTGACGATCTCGAGGAGAACGTCCTTCACTTCCCGATTCCGGAGGTCCTTCCTGGATTTGCGTTCTTCAATATCGAGCGCCAGCTCGAGAACGGGGTTCGGCGTGTCGATGCAGTCCAGAACAAGGCAGACCACTACGAGGAGATTCTGAAGATGGTGATGGGTGAAGACCGCTACGAGCGAGCAGTCGTTGCTCCTACGCTCATCAAATACCTCATCAAGGCACTCTACGACGAGGAGCATGGCCGCGAGAACGGCCGCTACCGCGAGAGTGTCGATTACTTCGCTCACGATCAACTCGAGTACGTTGTCGACCAACTCTGGCAAGCTGGTCCACCCAATCCCGTGGAGGATGCAGCACCACGCTCGAGCAATGCACAGGTCCAGCGACGACTCGACCGCCAACTACAGCTCGACCCAAACACGTTCGCGACTGTGATGGGCGGAGTCAGTAACCGTCTCGATTACATCTCGCAGGACGAGCATCTGAGACGTGTCTTCAATAATACCGAGTCGCAGTTCGACTTCCGCGATGTCCTCGATGATCGCAACGTGATCCTATTCGATCTCGGCGGTCTTCGAGATGAATCTGCGAAGGCGATGACCGGCGTCATACTGACGGAGCTCTACAACGCGTTGCGAGAGCGTGGTGACGATATTCAACAGAAACCGGACGACTACGTGGTCAACCTGATCATCGACGAGGCCTCGAGTCTGGCCGTCTCTGACGTAATGAACACGCTGTTGGAGAAGGGGCGGAGTTTCCGGCTCTCTGTTGGCCTCTCGTTGCAGTTCCCCGAGCAACTCGATGTTAAGGGCGGTCGCGAGGTCTACCTGAACGTTCTCAACGACGTCGGCAGTCCGATCATCGGCAAGATCGCCGTCGACAACGAGATCGCGAAGGTAATGGCCCACGAGGATATGGATCCCGTCGAGTTCGCCAATCGGATTCGGTCACTCCCTCGGGGTGAGTGGATCGTTCGACTTCCGAGTCCAACATTCGGTGAGACTGGACCAGAGCCGTTCAGCCTTGCGCCGCTTCCGATTCCGTCTGGCCACCCCGAGAGCGCTACTCCACTGACTGCCAGTGAGGAACAGGCGTTTCAGAGCGCACTCGAGCGAATTCACGAACGAGCAGATTCCGAGTACGGTGTGGTGACAGACTCACCGCCAACCGGTCAAACACCGTCTACTGTTCGCGAGACGTTCGAGTTAGGGTCCGACGACCTCGATGTTGCGCTCGCAAACGCTGTCCGAACGGTTCAACACCAACAGGGTGTTCGCGAAGCGAACGGATGGGTTCCTGTCCAGTTGGTGGATCAGACGCTTCGAACACGATACGAGGCAGCCGATGCATCACCACCATCAATCGAAGAGCTTGGAGAAATCCGAGACCGATCCCGATTGCTCGAGGTCACACTTGATCAGGATACTGGTGAGATTGTCGTCCGGTTGACCGACGACGGTGAAGCGGTGACTGAGCCGGATACGGGTGATGTGCGGTCCTCGGGAAGCGAGTTGCACGATGAACTGTTGATCGCTACCAAGAGAGAACTCTCACAGGAGGGATTCGATGTGACGATATTTACGCAGGATGGGAGCGAAAAACCGGATGGACGAGCGGTTCACCCCGACTGTGAGGCTATTTTCGATATCGAGGTTGAGTCTACGACAGTCGATAAACCGGTGAAAGTCCTTCGGAACTTCCAACGGGCTCGAGAGGCCGAACACGTTCCATTGTTCGTCGTTACCACCACTGAGGACGGTGACAATGAACTACAGACTGCAGCCCGTCTCGAGGATATCCTCGCCTCGCCAGTCAACGAACTCGAATCCGGGGAGGTGCGATTATACACGACTGATTCTCACATCACGTTCGATGGTGGTGCAAACGTTCGAGATGGTGTGACTGCAGTTCGACCGGCGACTGGTGACTCGAGGCGGTCTGTATGGACGCAAGACAAGAGTGAGTATCGGTTGAGCGATGGACTAGGCACTGAATTTGTGACCGTCTCATCGCTTGACTCGCTTTCACGAAGCGATGTGCCTGCCGTGTATAGCTATGATCGAGCCACCGATGAGTACGTTGTCTACGAGCCGACCAAACGCCACCGCTACGACAGCAAATCCGCGTTCGAACAAGAGTGGGTGCCGATCCGAGAGCCGTTCGTTCCTGAGACAGTCACATCGACACCTGACGATCCTCTCGAGTCGTCTGTGATTGCTGTCCTCGAGAAAGACAGTAACTCCATGCAGATCTACCGTGATGGACAGCGACGTCCTCTCGATTCTCTCGTCGATGTGATGAACTCGCAACCCGCTGAATCTTGTCCCGGCCCTGCTGAAGGTAACAAGTCTGAGGCATCTGTCCTGCCTGTTCTTTCAGAAAGTGACCGGGAGCAATCCACTGCTTCTTCTCCGACGGAGCACCCCGAACAGAATCAATCAAATGATTCACAAGATGTCGATTTCGGGACCTTCGTCGAGGACTGCCTTCTTCAACAGGAAGGTGCCGAGATTGCAAAGGCTGACCTCTACACCGTCTACGAAGCCTGGACAGACACACACGACCATGAGGCGTATGCAAGGTCCTGGTTTGGTCGGAAACTGAGCGAGCATGTATCGTATGATGAATACCGTCCGACACGGGACGGTGAGCGTGTACGTCACTATACTGGTATTACGCTCTCATCCTACGGGCGCAACTTCTTCGACTAA
- a CDS encoding histidine phosphatase family protein, whose translation MTTIVVVRHGETTWNQTQRLQGWAPAPLTDLGQEQVSQLGTTLTEEYSIDRILSSDLYRTEETVEILLEHIDAPVTFESAWRERDMGLYQGLPVTQMSKRFPQYDLEEAGPEAAHRRPESGESLVDVRKRVLERWETTLTECEPGETILIVTHGGPIRLLLGHLKNLDIVKTIMEQSQGNCAINEFKVDCKTDTIRIVCENDTGHC comes from the coding sequence ATGACAACGATAGTTGTAGTCCGACACGGTGAGACAACGTGGAACCAGACACAACGATTGCAAGGCTGGGCACCTGCCCCACTCACCGATCTCGGCCAGGAACAAGTTAGCCAACTTGGCACAACACTCACAGAGGAATACAGTATCGACCGTATTTTGTCGTCGGACCTTTATCGGACAGAGGAGACGGTAGAAATCCTGCTTGAACATATCGACGCGCCCGTCACATTTGAATCGGCATGGCGTGAACGTGACATGGGTCTCTATCAGGGTTTACCGGTCACTCAGATGTCAAAGCGGTTCCCTCAGTACGATCTCGAGGAAGCCGGCCCAGAAGCAGCGCACAGACGACCAGAAAGCGGTGAAAGTCTCGTGGATGTTCGCAAACGTGTTCTTGAAAGGTGGGAGACAACACTGACAGAGTGTGAACCAGGAGAGACCATTCTCATTGTGACTCATGGTGGCCCCATTCGCCTGCTTCTTGGGCACCTGAAGAACCTCGACATCGTCAAAACAATCATGGAGCAGTCACAGGGAAACTGCGCAATTAACGAATTTAAAGTCGACTGCAAGACAGATACGATACGGATCGTCTGTGAGAACGATACCGGTCACTGCTGA
- a CDS encoding ribbon-helix-helix domain-containing protein: MGTTRVNFRLPEELLEKADVAAEITHTNRTEVIKKALQQYFEEVEDDERFNEALIELYLDEKIGFETLKEFVGRQDAEAVQASKAVLEQGDDLADELADLE; the protein is encoded by the coding sequence ATGGGAACAACGCGAGTCAACTTTCGGCTTCCAGAGGAACTACTCGAGAAGGCCGATGTTGCGGCTGAAATAACACATACAAACCGTACAGAAGTCATCAAGAAGGCACTACAGCAGTATTTCGAAGAGGTTGAAGATGACGAGCGGTTTAATGAAGCACTCATTGAACTCTATCTTGATGAGAAAATCGGCTTCGAAACCCTGAAAGAGTTCGTCGGTCGGCAAGATGCTGAAGCCGTTCAGGCTTCGAAAGCTGTTCTTGAGCAGGGAGATGACCTAGCAGACGAACTTGCAGATCTCGAGTGA
- a CDS encoding MBL fold metallo-hydrolase codes for MRVSYQHANVHSGNESTLLRFTAEDGTRACVLVDAGDNVDVESMLADDEYLNAILLTHAHIDHYRTLARNVHHSAPIYTPPATASVLEQALPEAQKDNDLGDISVALEALNPINEWMSILPTLEVRPIPAGHTPGAAGFVLRFRDENSSDDPFTGDQHLLITGDFTTRPCAGHPGLETSYPFDIDCVLLNVSSDDEYTTALNESLETVLERAFAGSQVVVATSSLTGVHYATILAQVVAELDRELPITLVGQAAKLYNALEYDDPGVTTHEVFERPNEVLEDGGVTITGPEAPTTGSSRRLLEAIGADPGALFIQLATDNNDGVPNTQCTTQSVRLSNHPSLETIDDVVRSLAPIEVVIKHARGGTLNRFQRRFDRCFTWGTNDQDVHRLYEDGRWNAPGWIAEETATRIRRRQWEALQEHALEADTTLDVTRREPITLEAEGVNLDALKATFARTAADPYVSTSSDAVTAGEQESVTETDSLEEQSLEAELLARLDAIDAKLEQSEETVKARVLSGGEGEQFLQLLDQTELEAGEVIELSFNPDSRSD; via the coding sequence ATGCGTGTCTCCTACCAACATGCGAACGTTCACAGCGGCAACGAGTCGACGCTCCTGCGTTTTACTGCCGAGGATGGAACGCGTGCGTGTGTTCTCGTCGATGCTGGCGACAATGTCGATGTCGAATCAATGCTCGCTGACGACGAGTATCTGAACGCCATTTTGCTTACTCACGCCCACATCGATCACTACCGAACGCTCGCGAGAAACGTTCACCACAGCGCCCCAATTTACACCCCACCAGCAACAGCATCGGTTCTCGAGCAGGCACTCCCCGAAGCCCAGAAGGACAACGACCTTGGCGATATCTCGGTAGCACTCGAGGCGCTCAATCCAATCAATGAGTGGATGTCGATCCTTCCCACGCTCGAGGTTCGACCTATCCCGGCCGGACACACGCCTGGTGCAGCTGGGTTCGTACTCAGATTTCGCGACGAGAACTCGAGTGACGACCCCTTTACTGGTGACCAACACCTCCTCATCACCGGTGATTTCACGACGCGACCGTGTGCCGGGCATCCCGGACTCGAGACATCCTACCCGTTCGATATCGACTGTGTATTGTTGAACGTCTCGAGCGACGACGAGTATACGACCGCCCTCAACGAGTCACTCGAGACGGTACTCGAGCGTGCGTTTGCTGGGTCGCAAGTCGTAGTCGCAACGAGTTCGCTCACGGGGGTCCACTACGCGACGATACTCGCCCAGGTCGTCGCGGAACTCGACCGTGAGTTGCCCATCACCCTCGTCGGGCAGGCTGCTAAACTGTACAATGCACTCGAGTACGACGACCCAGGCGTTACGACCCACGAAGTGTTCGAACGACCTAATGAGGTGCTTGAAGACGGAGGCGTGACGATCACCGGTCCAGAGGCGCCGACGACCGGGAGTTCCCGCCGACTGCTCGAGGCGATTGGCGCCGATCCAGGGGCACTGTTCATCCAACTCGCGACAGACAACAACGACGGCGTCCCGAACACCCAGTGTACAACACAGTCGGTTCGACTGTCCAACCATCCGTCACTCGAGACGATTGATGACGTCGTCCGTTCACTTGCTCCAATCGAAGTCGTGATCAAGCACGCGAGAGGTGGTACACTCAATCGGTTTCAACGTCGCTTCGATCGGTGTTTCACCTGGGGAACAAACGACCAGGATGTCCACCGACTCTACGAAGATGGACGCTGGAATGCCCCAGGGTGGATCGCGGAGGAAACTGCAACTCGGATTCGAAGACGCCAGTGGGAAGCGCTACAGGAACACGCTCTCGAGGCTGATACCACACTGGATGTCACCCGACGCGAACCGATCACTCTCGAGGCCGAAGGCGTTAACCTCGACGCCCTCAAGGCGACGTTTGCCCGGACTGCGGCAGACCCATATGTATCCACGAGTTCCGATGCCGTCACAGCTGGCGAACAAGAGTCGGTGACTGAGACTGATTCACTCGAAGAACAGTCGCTCGAGGCCGAACTCCTCGCTCGACTCGACGCTATCGATGCAAAACTCGAGCAGTCCGAGGAGACGGTCAAGGCTCGTGTACTGAGCGGCGGAGAGGGTGAGCAGTTCCTCCAATTGCTGGATCAAACAGAACTCGAGGCTGGAGAGGTTATCGAGCTATCGTTCAATCCGGATTCGCGAAGTGACTGA
- a CDS encoding IS5 family transposase, whose translation MQTLPKSRLLRFVEEAFQLAQRAVARYSSKFSKQRYTLHQHIVLLCLKVRKNTTYHTLLDELIEMPRIRSAINLTELPAPSTLCKAFDRLDMAVWRVLLNLSVSLLPTNGVTGIDASGFDRSHASKHYTKRTKLTIQQLKVTLLVDTRANAILDIHITPSLINRNASEIEVLLGDKGYDDQQIRRMARENGVRPLIKHREFSSLQKAWNARLETELCGQQSQSETVNSRLKRKYVAFVRSRRWWKQFRELALACIVHNLDRAI comes from the coding sequence ATTCAGACTCTCCCGAAGTCACGACTGCTCCGATTTGTCGAGGAAGCATTTCAGCTAGCACAACGTGCTGTAGCTCGATACTCTTCGAAATTCTCGAAACAACGCTACACGCTCCATCAGCACATCGTTCTCCTTTGTCTCAAAGTTCGGAAGAACACAACGTATCATACACTCCTCGACGAACTCATCGAAATGCCCCGCATTCGAAGTGCGATCAACCTCACCGAACTCCCTGCGCCGTCAACGCTATGCAAAGCGTTTGACCGGCTCGATATGGCCGTCTGGCGAGTGCTTCTCAACCTCTCTGTGTCACTGCTCCCAACTAACGGTGTTACGGGGATCGACGCCTCAGGGTTTGACCGCAGTCACGCCTCGAAACACTACACGAAACGGACGAAGCTGACGATTCAGCAACTGAAAGTCACGCTCTTAGTCGATACCAGAGCGAACGCTATCCTCGATATCCACATCACCCCATCACTCATCAACCGAAACGCATCTGAAATCGAAGTTCTGCTTGGAGACAAGGGATACGATGATCAGCAAATTCGGCGGATGGCCCGCGAGAACGGAGTTCGTCCGCTGATCAAACACCGTGAGTTTTCCTCACTGCAGAAAGCGTGGAACGCTCGGTTGGAGACTGAACTCTGCGGCCAACAGAGCCAGAGTGAAACGGTGAACTCTCGACTCAAGCGAAAATACGTTGCGTTCGTTCGTTCACGACGCTGGTGGAAGCAGTTTCGTGAACTCGCCCTTGCGTGTATCGTCCACAATCTTGACCGAGCCATCTAA
- a CDS encoding DUF3006 domain-containing protein: MLLLEENGETVDQFDVDVTKLPPEPQHEGAALEIAVEAGEFCEAEYCPDETQSRKESAQERLERLSTKLSDRDW, translated from the coding sequence GTGCTTTTACTCGAGGAGAACGGCGAGACCGTCGACCAGTTCGACGTCGACGTAACGAAGCTGCCACCAGAGCCTCAACACGAAGGGGCCGCTCTCGAGATTGCTGTTGAAGCAGGCGAGTTCTGTGAAGCCGAATATTGTCCTGATGAGACGCAATCTCGCAAAGAGTCTGCACAGGAACGGCTTGAACGTCTGTCGACGAAGTTGTCAGATCGGGATTGGTAG
- a CDS encoding winged helix-turn-helix domain-containing protein, whose protein sequence is MSRTSNRSNGDVIRDFLSVADLLEEPQLAQLYAYIDQEEEVTVQEMMDALGLAQGTAYTYVNRLVDAGVLEATTDEQPRTYVASDIDLTVTVSDGTREYTITPALIDAVGRRTTDDDIDTYIDRHGIAGLATALTYTVDREQGEVTHRLMARDLDISPLAAEIILQALRPIVHEHFDIEEAGASVADIEDADRDIAGDDA, encoded by the coding sequence ATGTCACGTACCTCAAACCGATCCAACGGCGACGTCATCCGCGACTTCCTCTCGGTCGCGGACCTGCTTGAGGAGCCGCAACTCGCTCAGCTGTATGCGTATATCGATCAAGAGGAGGAAGTGACCGTCCAAGAGATGATGGACGCTCTTGGCCTCGCGCAGGGGACAGCATACACCTACGTCAACCGGCTGGTTGACGCTGGCGTCCTCGAGGCGACGACTGACGAGCAACCACGGACGTATGTCGCGAGCGATATCGACCTGACCGTCACAGTTTCCGATGGGACTCGAGAATACACGATCACGCCAGCGCTCATCGATGCCGTCGGACGTCGCACGACCGACGATGATATCGATACATACATCGATCGGCACGGAATCGCGGGCCTCGCGACGGCACTCACCTATACTGTCGACCGGGAGCAGGGGGAGGTCACCCATCGGCTGATGGCTCGTGATCTCGATATCTCGCCGCTCGCCGCCGAAATCATCCTGCAGGCACTTCGACCGATCGTCCACGAACACTTCGATATCGAGGAGGCAGGCGCGTCGGTCGCGGATATCGAGGATGCTGACCGGGACATCGCCGGCGACGACGCGTGA